One region of Candidatus Auribacterota bacterium genomic DNA includes:
- the kdpA gene encoding potassium-transporting ATPase subunit KdpA, with product MKSIDIIQASFYFGSLTILTPLLGSHIFRVLGRERRDVATPFARLDNGLLRLVGADPSHEMTWKEYALSLLSFNGIGFLFLLILQMFQAAMPLNPQKLPDVPFWLAFNTAISFITNTNWQAYSGESVMSYLTQMAGLCVQNFLSAATGMAVLLALARGLKRQSAKTVGNFWVDVTRTTVYVLLPLSIVLSVLLVGQGVVQSLSPYISIKTLERGSQVIPLGPAASQIAIKQLGTNGGGFFGVNSAHPFENPTPFSNFLEMLAILLIPAASTYMFGRMVGSRRHGMCLLAAMLAILMTGLGAAWWSETRVNPIVRNPAWLEGKETRFGVMNSILWGCATTAASNGSVNAMHDSMSPLAGMVPMFNMMLGEVVFGGVGAGLYGMVLFVILTVFLTGIMVGRTPEYLGKKIEAREMVWAIIGILLPSAMILAGSAVACLLPEGRSSVANGGPHGLSEILYAFTSASQNNGSAFAGLNANTVFYNGGLALAMLIGRFGVIIPVLAIAGLLVGKKAAPPSSGTFPTTGVAFVFVLIGVILIVGALTFVPALFLGPVVEHGLMLRGMTF from the coding sequence GTGAAATCAATTGACATAATCCAGGCGAGTTTCTATTTCGGAAGTCTGACAATACTTACGCCACTCCTAGGGTCGCACATATTCAGAGTGCTCGGTAGAGAGCGCAGGGATGTTGCTACTCCTTTCGCCAGGCTGGATAACGGCCTGCTGCGATTGGTCGGTGCCGACCCTTCTCACGAGATGACATGGAAAGAATACGCCCTCTCGCTACTCTCTTTCAATGGAATCGGCTTCCTATTTCTGTTAATCCTGCAGATGTTTCAAGCCGCCATGCCATTGAATCCTCAGAAATTGCCGGATGTGCCATTCTGGTTGGCCTTCAATACCGCGATCAGTTTCATAACGAACACAAACTGGCAGGCCTATTCCGGCGAGTCAGTCATGAGCTATCTCACGCAGATGGCGGGTTTGTGCGTGCAGAACTTCCTGAGCGCCGCCACGGGGATGGCCGTATTGCTGGCGCTCGCGCGCGGACTGAAGCGCCAGAGTGCAAAAACGGTGGGTAACTTCTGGGTTGATGTGACGAGGACTACAGTATATGTGCTGCTGCCTCTCTCAATTGTGCTTTCTGTCCTGTTGGTCGGTCAGGGGGTCGTCCAATCCCTGTCACCCTATATTTCTATCAAGACATTGGAAAGGGGCTCGCAGGTAATTCCACTTGGCCCTGCCGCCTCGCAAATCGCCATCAAGCAGCTGGGCACAAATGGCGGTGGATTCTTCGGAGTTAACAGTGCACACCCGTTTGAGAATCCTACCCCCTTTTCCAATTTTCTCGAGATGCTCGCCATTCTGCTAATCCCGGCCGCCTCCACATATATGTTTGGCCGGATGGTTGGCAGTCGCCGGCACGGTATGTGCCTGTTAGCGGCGATGCTCGCAATCCTCATGACGGGTCTCGGAGCGGCGTGGTGGTCGGAAACCCGTGTCAATCCGATAGTGCGAAATCCAGCGTGGCTGGAGGGCAAGGAGACAAGGTTTGGCGTGATGAACAGCATACTGTGGGGATGTGCGACGACTGCGGCATCGAATGGCTCCGTCAATGCGATGCACGACAGCATGTCGCCCCTCGCCGGCATGGTTCCAATGTTCAATATGATGCTTGGGGAGGTTGTTTTCGGCGGCGTTGGGGCGGGGCTCTACGGCATGGTGCTTTTTGTGATTCTGACCGTGTTTCTCACCGGCATCATGGTGGGACGCACCCCTGAATATCTCGGCAAGAAGATCGAGGCACGTGAGATGGTCTGGGCAATCATCGGTATTCTATTACCAAGCGCCATGATCCTGGCCGGTTCCGCCGTGGCATGCCTTTTACCGGAGGGGCGCTCCAGCGTGGCCAATGGAGGTCCGCATGGCTTGAGCGAGATTCTGTATGCGTTTACCTCGGCGTCGCAAAACAACGGGAGCGCATTTGCGGGGCTGAACGCCAACACTGTCTTCTATAACGGGGGGCTTGCGCTGGCGATGCTGATCGGTCGCTTCGGAGTGATCATCCCGGTTCTTGCGATTGCAGGCCTTCTGGTGGGTAAAAAGGCCGCTCCGCCGAGTTCAGGCACTTTCCCGACAACCGGCGTCGCATTTGTTTTTGTTCTTATCGGGGTGATTCTTATCGTCGGGGCGTTGACCTTTGTTCCCGCGCTTTTTCTCGGCCCCGTCGTTGAGCATGGTCTGATGCTGCGCGGAATGACATTCTAA
- the kdpB gene encoding potassium-transporting ATPase subunit KdpB has product MTTKSINLLGDVTLWRRALRDAVLKMDPREQRRNVVMFIVWMGAALVTLALFRNATAFNVQITLWLWFTVLFANWAEALAEGRGKAQADALRKTRSKTVARKISGSEIKTVPAADLRAGDMVVCEAGDIIPADGEVVEGIATVDESAITGESAPVIRESGGDRSAVTGGTRVISDRIVVRVTSQPGHSFLDRMIALIESAKRQKTPNEIALAVVLISLTVLFILVVVTLPAFAWYSEQAAHQPGSSITNIAVLVSLLVCLMPTTISGLLSAIGIGGMDRMMRHNVLAMSGRAVEAAGDVDVMLLDKTGTITLGNRMATAFMPVTGIEESALADAAQLASLADETPEGRSIAILAKERYGLRGREVAEPHAKFVPFSARTRMSGVDFVGPEGNITRSIRKGAAEAMRHYVEQGGGLYPATVAGGVEQIARSGGTPIVVADGKRVLGVVHLKDVVKGGIRERFARLRKMGIRTIMITGDNPLTAAAIAAEAGVDDFMAEAKPEDKLNLIRMEQAKGHMVAMIGDGTNDSPALAQSDVGVAMHSGTQAAREAGNMVDLESNPTKLLEIVEIGKQILMTRGALTTFSFANDVAKYFAILPAMFSTLYAVKGGEGPLAKLNVMHLHSPESAILSAVVFNALIIVALIPLALRGVKYRPIGASALLVRNMVIYGLGGIVAPFIGIKVLDMLLVAMGLV; this is encoded by the coding sequence ATGACGACTAAATCCATAAATCTCCTCGGGGATGTTACCTTATGGCGTCGCGCTCTGCGTGATGCCGTTCTCAAGATGGATCCTCGTGAGCAGCGGAGAAATGTTGTCATGTTCATTGTCTGGATGGGGGCGGCGCTGGTGACACTTGCACTTTTTCGAAACGCGACTGCGTTCAATGTGCAGATCACATTGTGGCTGTGGTTCACGGTATTGTTCGCCAACTGGGCGGAGGCGTTGGCTGAAGGCCGCGGAAAAGCGCAGGCGGACGCGTTGCGAAAAACCCGCAGCAAGACGGTCGCCCGCAAAATAAGCGGGAGTGAAATCAAGACCGTTCCCGCTGCCGATCTTCGCGCCGGGGATATGGTGGTATGCGAGGCCGGGGACATCATTCCGGCGGACGGCGAGGTGGTCGAGGGAATTGCCACGGTTGATGAATCCGCGATCACCGGTGAATCAGCCCCGGTCATCAGAGAAAGCGGCGGCGACCGCAGCGCTGTTACGGGTGGAACGCGCGTGATCAGCGATCGCATTGTGGTGCGGGTCACCTCCCAGCCCGGCCATTCGTTCCTGGATAGAATGATTGCGTTGATCGAGAGCGCCAAACGCCAGAAGACGCCGAATGAGATTGCGTTGGCGGTGGTGCTGATAAGCCTGACTGTGCTCTTTATCCTTGTCGTCGTCACGCTTCCCGCGTTTGCATGGTACAGCGAGCAGGCCGCGCATCAGCCGGGGTCCTCCATAACAAACATAGCCGTCCTCGTTTCCCTTTTGGTCTGCCTGATGCCGACGACCATCAGCGGGCTGCTCAGCGCCATCGGGATCGGCGGCATGGACCGCATGATGCGCCACAATGTACTCGCCATGAGCGGCCGGGCGGTGGAGGCGGCAGGTGATGTTGACGTCATGCTGCTGGATAAAACCGGAACGATTACTCTCGGCAATCGTATGGCCACGGCTTTTATGCCTGTGACCGGGATTGAGGAAAGCGCGCTCGCTGATGCCGCGCAACTGGCCTCGCTTGCCGATGAAACACCGGAGGGCCGCTCCATCGCTATTCTCGCCAAAGAGCGCTATGGCTTACGGGGTCGGGAGGTTGCCGAGCCGCACGCAAAGTTCGTGCCGTTCAGTGCCCGGACACGTATGAGCGGCGTGGATTTCGTCGGGCCGGAAGGAAACATCACGCGCTCCATTCGCAAGGGGGCCGCCGAGGCGATGCGGCACTACGTGGAACAGGGGGGGGGGCTCTATCCCGCCACGGTGGCGGGAGGCGTGGAGCAGATCGCCCGAAGCGGCGGCACGCCGATTGTGGTAGCCGACGGCAAACGCGTTCTCGGCGTCGTTCATCTGAAAGATGTGGTGAAGGGCGGCATACGGGAGCGTTTTGCTCGCTTGCGCAAAATGGGAATCCGCACCATCATGATCACGGGTGATAATCCGCTGACGGCAGCGGCGATAGCAGCCGAGGCGGGCGTTGATGATTTTATGGCGGAGGCAAAGCCGGAAGACAAACTGAATCTCATCCGCATGGAACAAGCCAAGGGGCACATGGTGGCAATGATCGGGGACGGCACCAATGACTCGCCCGCCCTCGCGCAGTCGGACGTGGGTGTCGCGATGCATTCCGGAACCCAGGCCGCGCGCGAAGCCGGCAACATGGTGGATCTCGAAAGCAACCCGACCAAGCTCCTGGAAATCGTAGAAATCGGCAAGCAGATTCTGATGACGCGCGGAGCGCTCACGACATTCAGTTTCGCCAATGATGTTGCCAAGTATTTCGCGATCCTGCCCGCGATGTTCAGCACCCTGTACGCGGTGAAGGGGGGGGAGGGACCGCTTGCGAAATTGAATGTCATGCATTTGCATTCGCCCGAGAGCGCTATCTTAAGCGCGGTGGTGTTCAATGCACTGATTATCGTCGCATTGATCCCGCTCGCCCTGCGAGGCGTGAAATATCGCCCCATAGGCGCATCGGCCCTCCTCGTCAGGAACATGGTTATTTACGGACTGGGCGGTATCGTTGCGCCGTTCATCGGAATAAAGGTGCTTGACATGCTCCTTGTCGCGATGGGACTTGTGTAG
- the kdpC gene encoding potassium-transporting ATPase subunit KdpC: protein MTMIFAKALRLFLVLTLLTGVVYPIGMTIMAKMLFPERAEGSIVKWKGVPAGSALLAQKFESPRYFHPRPSACDFNTIPSGASNQGPTSTALKKAVQERAVNLRAAHALHPDAPVPLDLLFASGSGLDPHISPAAMAFQMDRVARARGFTPPQRARLEKVSRELIEPPQFGFLGEARVNVLLLNLALDNL, encoded by the coding sequence ATGACAATGATTTTTGCGAAGGCGCTTCGATTATTTCTTGTGTTGACGCTTTTGACCGGCGTGGTCTACCCGATCGGAATGACGATAATGGCGAAGATGCTTTTCCCCGAGCGTGCCGAAGGGAGTATTGTGAAATGGAAGGGCGTACCCGCTGGCTCCGCCCTCCTTGCGCAGAAGTTTGAAAGTCCCCGGTATTTTCATCCCCGCCCCTCGGCATGTGATTTCAACACGATCCCCTCCGGTGCCAGCAATCAGGGGCCGACAAGCACGGCGCTAAAAAAAGCAGTTCAGGAGCGCGCCGTGAATCTTCGTGCCGCTCACGCGTTGCATCCCGATGCCCCTGTCCCTCTCGATTTACTTTTTGCATCCGGAAGCGGGTTGGACCCGCACATCAGCCCGGCGGCCATGGCCTTTCAAATGGACAGGGTCGCCAGGGCGCGTGGGTTCACGCCCCCGCAGCGGGCACGGTTGGAGAAAGTCTCCCGGGAGCTGATCGAGCCGCCACAGTTCGGTTTCCTTGGTGAAGCCCGTGTCAATGTTTTGCTTCTTAATCTCGCCCTCGATAATCTATAA
- a CDS encoding sensor histidine kinase KdpD yields the protein MNEELRPSPDALLSAIKQADVEQRRGKLTIFLGMCAGVGKTYAMLKVAHHRKTDGIAVAIAVAETHGRSETEVLLAGLPVIPLRPVEYHGVTLREMDLDAALQRKPQLVLVDELAHTNAPGSRHPKRYQDVLELLDAGIDVYTTLNVQHLESRVDVVRQITGVDVHETVPDSILDQADKIQLVDLTPEELRERLAEGKVYVGEMAETAAAHFFREENLTALREMALRITAEHVSQDLRDAMAVRQITGPWRTNAKLMVAVGPSPFSEELIRWTRRTASALDAPWVAVYVESAVSLSEEEKLRLAKTLSMARQLGAHVISTAGHDLVSALLRVAREENVTQIVVGKPPGSPLIEFLKGGSLVQKLIRRSGAIDVCVVRAEERQERPRPSAWKTIKFRPWAMEIGIGALSVGAVTGICWLLREITGYWAIALIYLTLVVFLATKLRRVTMLLIATASALLWNYLFIPPVFTFRISHFPDALMFVMYFIVALVIGQLTARLRLREMVERKREQRTAALYRLAQGVVESTTLDEGLRRAMQEIQSAFHAQSAILLVGENGQLSDRPHPASTWPMSDKEKSLAIWALMHGQPSGRFTDTLPEADSLHLPLQTTKNKVGVLTVHFRNRRSLALDERELLETFADQIAVMIERYWLIQQTGRSRLIEESEKLYKTIFDCVSHELKTPLAVIQAAAAELGLIFDRIKEAGEGRNILNEIETASRRLSGIVDNLLSMTRIESERYRLEPAWCDVDEIIDSACQQVSDLLEQRRLSVIVPEDMPSIKVDPGFVEQALINLLSNAALYSPAGTEIKVAAHMDGPHLILRVMDEGPGLSPEMASRAFEKFYRGPNAPPGGIGLGLSIVRGLIHALGGEVAAENNPERGATFTMRIPVETRIITVRT from the coding sequence ATGAATGAAGAATTGCGGCCCAGTCCTGATGCATTGCTCTCGGCTATAAAACAGGCGGATGTGGAGCAGCGTCGCGGAAAGCTCACGATCTTCCTGGGCATGTGCGCCGGGGTGGGAAAAACCTATGCCATGTTGAAAGTGGCTCACCATCGTAAAACCGACGGGATCGCTGTAGCAATCGCGGTGGCGGAGACGCACGGCCGTTCGGAGACGGAGGTGCTGCTGGCCGGACTGCCGGTCATACCCCTCCGCCCCGTAGAGTATCATGGCGTCACGTTGCGCGAAATGGACCTGGATGCCGCTCTTCAGCGCAAACCCCAGCTCGTCCTGGTGGATGAACTGGCGCACACCAACGCACCCGGCAGCCGTCATCCCAAGCGCTATCAGGACGTTTTGGAGCTGTTGGACGCAGGGATCGATGTCTATACGACGCTTAATGTGCAGCATCTTGAGAGCCGCGTTGATGTGGTCCGGCAGATTACCGGCGTGGACGTTCATGAAACCGTCCCCGATTCAATTCTGGATCAAGCCGACAAGATACAACTGGTAGACCTGACCCCGGAGGAGTTGCGCGAACGTCTGGCTGAGGGCAAGGTGTATGTGGGCGAAATGGCGGAGACTGCCGCCGCTCATTTCTTCCGCGAGGAGAACCTGACGGCCCTGCGCGAAATGGCCTTGCGCATCACCGCGGAGCACGTCAGCCAGGATTTGCGCGACGCCATGGCGGTCCGCCAGATTACGGGACCGTGGCGAACCAATGCAAAACTCATGGTCGCCGTCGGGCCGAGCCCTTTCTCTGAGGAATTGATCCGCTGGACACGGCGCACTGCATCTGCACTGGACGCGCCGTGGGTTGCTGTCTATGTGGAGTCTGCCGTCTCCTTGAGCGAAGAGGAAAAACTGCGGCTTGCGAAGACTCTCTCCATGGCCCGGCAATTGGGCGCGCACGTGATCTCTACCGCCGGCCATGATCTTGTCAGCGCGCTTCTGCGCGTGGCGCGGGAAGAGAACGTTACGCAGATTGTAGTCGGCAAGCCTCCAGGGAGCCCCCTTATAGAATTCCTTAAGGGCGGATCGCTGGTGCAAAAGTTGATCCGTCGGAGCGGCGCTATTGACGTGTGCGTGGTGCGGGCTGAAGAAAGACAGGAGCGCCCGCGCCCATCAGCCTGGAAAACAATAAAATTCAGGCCATGGGCGATGGAAATCGGCATCGGGGCACTGTCGGTCGGCGCCGTCACCGGGATCTGCTGGCTGCTGAGGGAAATCACCGGTTACTGGGCAATCGCCTTGATCTATCTCACCCTGGTGGTTTTTCTCGCCACGAAACTGCGGCGTGTGACCATGCTGTTGATTGCCACCGCCAGCGCATTGCTCTGGAATTATCTTTTTATACCACCGGTGTTCACCTTCCGAATATCGCATTTTCCCGACGCACTGATGTTTGTCATGTACTTCATTGTCGCCCTGGTCATCGGCCAACTGACGGCCAGACTGCGCCTCCGGGAAATGGTTGAACGGAAGCGCGAGCAGCGCACCGCCGCTCTCTATCGTCTCGCACAAGGCGTGGTTGAGAGCACCACACTGGATGAGGGTCTGCGCAGGGCGATGCAGGAAATCCAGAGTGCATTCCATGCACAATCCGCCATCTTGCTGGTGGGAGAGAACGGTCAGCTCAGCGATCGTCCTCATCCTGCCAGCACCTGGCCTATGAGTGACAAAGAGAAAAGCTTGGCTATCTGGGCCTTAATGCATGGACAGCCTTCGGGCCGTTTTACCGACACGTTGCCCGAAGCCGATTCCCTGCATCTACCCCTGCAAACTACCAAGAACAAGGTGGGTGTTTTGACGGTTCATTTTCGTAACCGGCGGTCCCTGGCGCTGGATGAGCGCGAATTGCTGGAGACATTTGCGGATCAGATCGCGGTCATGATTGAACGCTATTGGCTGATCCAGCAGACCGGCCGCAGCCGCTTGATTGAAGAATCTGAGAAGTTATACAAAACCATTTTTGACTGCGTTTCCCACGAACTCAAAACACCGCTGGCCGTGATCCAGGCGGCTGCCGCCGAATTGGGTCTGATTTTTGATCGAATCAAAGAGGCTGGGGAGGGGAGAAATATTCTCAATGAAATCGAAACAGCGTCCCGCCGGCTGAGCGGAATTGTGGATAACCTCTTGAGCATGACGCGCATTGAATCAGAGCGGTACAGACTCGAACCGGCATGGTGCGACGTGGATGAAATCATCGATTCCGCGTGTCAGCAGGTGAGTGATCTGCTCGAACAACGCCGACTTTCCGTCATTGTGCCGGAAGATATGCCGTCCATCAAAGTGGATCCCGGTTTTGTGGAGCAAGCGCTGATCAATCTATTATCGAACGCCGCGTTGTACAGTCCTGCGGGTACGGAAATCAAGGTCGCTGCCCACATGGATGGCCCTCATCTCATCCTTCGGGTGATGGATGAAGGTCCGGGCCTCTCACCGGAAATGGCGAGCCGTGCTTTTGAAAAGTTCTATCGCGGCCCGAATGCGCCCCCCGGCGGAATCGGCCTCGGCCTGTCGATCGTACGCGGCTTGATACACGCGCTCGGTGGAGAGGTAGCGGCGGAGAACAATCCGGAGCGCGGCGCCACTTTCACCATGCGGATTCCGGTGGAAACAAGGATAATCACGGTGAGAACATGA
- a CDS encoding response regulator, protein MTGAKGKPVALVIDDETQIRRLLRIALEAEGYAVYEAKSGQEGLTTAVFRRPEVIILDLGLPDMDGTEVLKRLREWSKVPVLILSVREDVQEKVTALDLGADDYLSKPFHPDELMARLRVLRRHSPLEPEEPVFESGLLRIDYLSRRVTVHGKEIHLTATEYTLLRVLARHEGRVVTHRQLLREVWGPNAEERSQYLRVYMNHLRKKIEADPTQPSMIKTESGIGYRMISEKV, encoded by the coding sequence ATGACGGGCGCAAAAGGCAAACCGGTGGCGCTTGTTATTGACGATGAAACCCAGATACGACGGCTTCTGCGAATAGCGCTTGAGGCGGAGGGATATGCGGTATATGAAGCGAAATCGGGGCAGGAGGGACTGACTACCGCTGTGTTCAGGCGCCCTGAGGTAATCATCCTTGACTTGGGCCTGCCTGACATGGATGGCACGGAGGTGCTCAAACGGCTGCGGGAATGGAGCAAGGTCCCTGTCTTGATCCTCTCTGTCAGGGAAGACGTGCAGGAGAAGGTCACCGCCCTGGACTTAGGCGCGGACGATTATCTGAGCAAGCCGTTCCATCCGGATGAATTGATGGCGCGCCTGCGCGTGCTCCGCCGTCATTCACCCTTAGAACCTGAAGAGCCTGTATTTGAATCCGGGCTGTTGCGTATTGATTATCTCTCGCGGAGAGTGACTGTACACGGCAAGGAAATTCACCTGACAGCGACGGAGTACACCCTGCTCCGAGTATTGGCCCGGCATGAGGGGAGGGTGGTAACGCACCGTCAGTTGTTGCGCGAGGTCTGGGGCCCTAACGCAGAAGAACGGTCGCAATATCTGCGCGTGTACATGAACCATCTCCGCAAGAAAATCGAGGCGGATCCGACACAGCCGAGTATGATCAAAACGGAGTCCGGTATCGGCTATCGTATGATATCTGAAAAGGTCTGA
- a CDS encoding glycosyltransferase family 39 protein: METGHKGALLVLTVVFAAMLTAFNLATARVIASGTAGRLIHRDTIVHGDGARLYAYLRSAWFDGDVNTANELEHYFNYPGSREPVEIITTSTGYAWNHTPVGCALLWSPFFFLGHVTASRMNASGMSIAVDGYSAPYTLAIAIGTHLYCFLGIILLFLICSRYFSTFASLLSVLTIWLASFLPAYLFLYPSMSHAQSFFSVSLFIWLWLKARDRGTIPYWCLLGAAGGLMALVRTQNIIFLCVPILGALGGAQKIPAGHRLPGALLMGACALAAFSPQIYMWKLTYGSCLTIPQGVGFLHWGRPAALEVLFSSRHGLLSWTPALILGFAGLPAFLKRERLLGLSLLMVFILQLYLNSIVDDWWAGTGFGARRFDNCLPILALGMAAVYEWMRARGIGVLAVILAAGFIAWNGLFLCQYALNWVSHSDAIDMGVMARDQLRMVFSIIKRLG, translated from the coding sequence ATGGAAACAGGTCACAAGGGTGCGCTCCTGGTTTTGACCGTCGTGTTCGCGGCCATGCTGACCGCCTTCAACCTTGCGACCGCGAGGGTAATCGCGTCCGGCACAGCGGGCCGGCTCATCCATCGCGACACGATCGTGCATGGCGACGGCGCCCGTCTCTATGCATACCTGCGTTCCGCATGGTTCGACGGCGACGTCAATACCGCCAACGAACTCGAACACTACTTCAATTACCCGGGAAGCCGCGAACCGGTCGAGATCATCACCACCTCCACCGGCTACGCGTGGAACCACACGCCCGTGGGCTGCGCGCTCCTCTGGTCCCCCTTCTTCTTTCTGGGGCATGTGACCGCCAGCCGGATGAACGCGAGCGGCATGAGTATCGCGGTTGACGGCTACTCCGCTCCCTACACGCTGGCGATCGCGATCGGGACGCACCTCTACTGCTTTCTGGGTATCATCCTCCTCTTCCTTATCTGCTCGCGCTATTTTTCAACGTTCGCCTCCCTCCTCTCCGTCCTCACTATATGGCTGGCTTCGTTTCTTCCCGCCTACCTCTTCCTCTACCCCTCGATGTCCCATGCGCAATCCTTCTTCTCGGTGAGCCTCTTCATCTGGCTCTGGCTGAAGGCGAGGGATCGCGGGACCATCCCGTACTGGTGCCTCCTTGGAGCTGCCGGAGGCCTGATGGCGCTCGTGCGGACGCAGAATATCATCTTCCTCTGTGTTCCGATCCTGGGGGCACTGGGCGGAGCGCAGAAGATCCCCGCCGGTCACAGGCTCCCCGGCGCGCTGCTCATGGGGGCGTGCGCCCTCGCCGCCTTCTCCCCTCAGATATATATGTGGAAGTTAACCTATGGCTCATGCCTGACAATCCCCCAGGGGGTAGGCTTTCTCCACTGGGGACGGCCAGCCGCGTTGGAGGTGCTCTTCTCCTCCCGGCATGGCCTCCTGAGCTGGACTCCTGCCCTCATCCTCGGCTTCGCAGGCCTGCCCGCCTTTCTCAAAAGGGAGAGGCTCCTCGGCCTCTCGCTCCTCATGGTGTTCATCCTGCAGCTCTACCTCAATTCGATCGTGGATGACTGGTGGGCGGGGACAGGCTTCGGCGCGAGGAGGTTTGACAACTGCCTCCCGATACTCGCCCTCGGCATGGCCGCGGTCTACGAGTGGATGCGCGCGAGAGGAATCGGGGTGCTCGCCGTCATACTCGCGGCGGGCTTCATTGCGTGGAACGGCCTCTTCCTCTGCCAGTACGCGCTGAACTGGGTGAGCCACTCTGACGCGATTGACATGGGCGTGATGGCGCGGGATCAATTACGGATGGTTTTTTCCATCATTAAAAGATTGGGGTGA
- a CDS encoding ABC transporter ATP-binding protein yields MLRIEGLVKSYGSAFTLAVEQLEIAEGTITALLGPNGSGKSTLLGLVAGLRQADRGSISMEGMALGLSSAAPAEWRRAVTMVTQRPFLFQGTVEENVGYGLKFRGTPRAARTARIDRALKQAGIEGFGRRNARELSDGEAQMVAIARALVVEPRILLLDEPTANIDSDNAARIETLIASLSDTNNFTVVFATHNLEQAYRLSTRVVSIIRGRPVPAHPENIFRGTVTGERNGLTIISLRGGVQIEADTTLSGSVHVAIDPTNIIVSRMELHSSARNSFAGRLVSSSTHGHRVRLVVAAGVEFCVLVTEQSFREMALQPGEIVYVTFKSTAVRVF; encoded by the coding sequence ATGCTCCGGATCGAAGGGTTGGTCAAATCATACGGGAGCGCCTTCACCCTGGCGGTCGAGCAGCTCGAGATCGCGGAGGGGACAATCACGGCGCTCCTCGGCCCCAACGGCTCGGGTAAGAGCACACTGCTCGGCCTGGTCGCGGGCCTCAGGCAGGCCGACCGGGGGAGCATCAGCATGGAGGGCATGGCGCTCGGACTGTCCTCCGCCGCCCCGGCGGAATGGCGCCGCGCGGTCACCATGGTCACACAAAGGCCGTTCCTGTTCCAGGGGACGGTTGAGGAGAATGTCGGTTACGGCCTCAAATTCAGAGGCACCCCCCGCGCAGCGCGCACGGCGAGAATTGACCGCGCATTGAAACAGGCCGGTATCGAAGGATTCGGCCGGAGGAATGCGAGGGAGCTCTCGGACGGCGAGGCACAGATGGTCGCCATTGCGCGGGCGCTCGTGGTGGAGCCGCGAATTCTCCTCCTCGATGAGCCGACGGCGAATATTGACAGCGACAACGCGGCCCGGATCGAGACGCTGATCGCCTCTCTCAGCGACACGAACAATTTCACGGTTGTATTCGCCACCCACAACCTCGAACAGGCATACCGCCTCTCCACGCGCGTCGTTTCGATCATCCGGGGCAGGCCCGTGCCGGCGCACCCGGAGAATATCTTCCGGGGGACGGTTACCGGCGAACGCAACGGCCTCACGATAATCTCCCTGAGGGGGGGAGTGCAGATCGAGGCTGACACCACTCTCTCGGGGAGCGTGCATGTCGCGATCGATCCCACGAATATCATCGTCTCCAGGATGGAGCTCCACTCGAGCGCGCGCAACTCGTTCGCGGGTCGGCTCGTTTCCTCGAGCACGCACGGCCACCGGGTGAGGCTCGTGGTGGCCGCCGGCGTCGAGTTTTGCGTCCTGGTGACCGAACAGTCGTTCAGGGAAATGGCGCTCCAGCCGGGAGAGATCGTGTATGTGACCTTTAAATCAACCGCGGTGAGAGTGTTTTAA
- a CDS encoding ABC transporter permease, translating to MSYLIDGFREALRLILHCNPEVLGISLVSIKIATASTLIASAVGVPLGFSIASREFHGKGLVITVFNTLLALPTVVVGLMVYSVLSRQGPLGSLNLLFTPLAMIIGQFVLALPIITALSISAVQHVDTRARDTALTLGASERQAARVVLSEGRFALFAAIIAGFGRVFAEVGVSMMLGGNIRFYTRNIPTAIALETGRGEFALAIALGLILLAVAFGINILFQCLQRR from the coding sequence TTGAGCTACCTCATTGACGGTTTCCGCGAGGCGCTCCGCCTCATACTCCACTGCAACCCCGAGGTGCTGGGGATCTCTCTCGTTTCAATCAAAATAGCCACCGCCTCAACGCTCATCGCCTCCGCAGTCGGAGTCCCGCTCGGCTTCTCAATCGCGTCCCGCGAGTTCCACGGGAAGGGACTCGTCATCACGGTCTTCAATACCCTCCTCGCCCTCCCCACGGTGGTCGTCGGCCTCATGGTCTATTCCGTCCTGTCGCGCCAGGGGCCGCTCGGCTCGCTCAACCTGCTCTTCACGCCGCTCGCGATGATCATCGGGCAATTCGTCCTCGCCCTTCCCATCATCACCGCCCTCAGCATCTCAGCGGTACAGCACGTGGACACGCGCGCCCGTGACACCGCGCTCACCCTCGGGGCGAGCGAACGGCAGGCGGCCCGCGTCGTTCTGAGTGAAGGCCGCTTTGCGCTGTTCGCGGCGATCATCGCGGGATTCGGCCGCGTGTTCGCAGAGGTGGGGGTCTCGATGATGCTGGGCGGAAACATCAGATTCTACACCCGCAATATTCCAACTGCCATCGCCCTCGAAACCGGGCGCGGCGAGTTCGCCCTCGCGATCGCCCTCGGCCTCATTCTCCTCGCCGTGGCGTTCGGCATTAATATACTTTTCCAATGCCTCCAGCGAAGGTAA